The following are encoded together in the Azospirillum lipoferum 4B genome:
- a CDS encoding type II toxin-antitoxin system HigB family toxin — MRIISRRTLREHWEKPGRSDSEAPLTDWFNVVRNVDWPDTAAVKAQFRSASFVGDRVVFNIAGNKYRLVAGIDYRYRTVYVKWVGTHREYDAIDVRTV, encoded by the coding sequence ATGCGGATCATTTCACGGCGAACTCTGCGGGAGCACTGGGAGAAGCCTGGCCGGAGTGACAGCGAGGCGCCGTTGACGGATTGGTTCAACGTCGTTCGCAACGTCGACTGGCCGGATACGGCAGCCGTCAAGGCTCAGTTCCGCTCGGCGTCTTTCGTGGGTGACCGGGTGGTCTTCAACATTGCCGGCAACAAGTACCGGCTCGTTGCCGGGATCGATTACCGGTATCGCACGGTTTATGTGAAATGGGTCGGCACGCATCGGGAATACGACGCCATCGACGTGAGGACGGTGTAA
- a CDS encoding helix-turn-helix domain-containing protein, with protein sequence MDIRPIRSDEDHATALEEIERLWGADPDTDDGARLEILMMLVDAYEEANHPIPPSDPISAIEFMMDQRGLTRHDLEPMIGSRARVAEILNRKRALTLPMIRRLSEGLKIPVDILVRDYPVQRAA encoded by the coding sequence ATGGACATCCGCCCAATCCGGTCCGATGAGGACCACGCCACCGCCCTGGAGGAGATCGAACGCCTGTGGGGCGCCGATCCCGACACCGACGACGGTGCGCGGCTCGAAATCCTGATGATGCTGGTGGACGCCTATGAAGAGGCCAACCATCCGATTCCGCCGAGCGACCCGATCAGCGCCATCGAGTTCATGATGGACCAGCGCGGGCTAACCCGGCACGATCTGGAACCGATGATCGGCAGCCGCGCCCGTGTCGCCGAAATCCTGAACCGCAAGCGGGCCTTGACCTTGCCGATGATCCGGCGGCTGTCGGAAGGGTTGAAAATCCCCGTCGATATCCTGGTGCGCGACTATCCCGTCCAACGGGCGGCCTGA
- a CDS encoding NAD(P)-dependent oxidoreductase, with protein sequence MNIAIIGAAGRAGSRIQAELLRRGHAVTAIVRDPSKVAAAPGLTVKTGDANDAATLAPLLAGHDAVVSAVMFLLGDADSLIGAVKASGVPRYLVVGGAGSLEVAPGVRVLDLPEFPEAYRAEATKGAEFLDRLKAEPDLNWTFLSPSAEFVLGERTAKFRLGADGLLADESGRSWISYEDFAVALADEIETPKHERKRFTVGY encoded by the coding sequence ATGAACATCGCCATCATCGGCGCCGCCGGCCGCGCCGGCAGCCGTATCCAGGCCGAACTGCTCCGCCGTGGGCATGCCGTGACCGCCATCGTTCGCGATCCGTCCAAGGTCGCCGCCGCCCCCGGCCTGACGGTGAAGACCGGCGACGCCAACGATGCCGCGACGCTGGCCCCGCTGCTGGCCGGCCATGACGCCGTGGTCAGCGCCGTGATGTTCCTGCTGGGCGATGCCGACAGCCTGATCGGCGCGGTGAAGGCGTCGGGCGTGCCGCGCTATTTGGTGGTCGGCGGCGCCGGCAGCCTGGAGGTGGCGCCGGGCGTGCGCGTGCTCGACCTGCCGGAATTTCCCGAAGCCTACCGCGCCGAAGCCACCAAGGGCGCCGAGTTCCTCGACCGCCTGAAGGCCGAGCCCGACCTGAACTGGACCTTCCTGTCGCCGTCCGCCGAGTTCGTGCTGGGCGAGCGGACAGCCAAGTTCCGGCTGGGGGCCGATGGGTTGCTGGCGGACGAGAGCGGCCGCAGCTGGATCAGCTACGAGGACTTCGCCGTGGCGCTGGCCGACGAGATCGAGACGCCGAAGCACGAGCGCAAGCGGTTCACGGTGGGGTATTGA
- a CDS encoding winged helix-turn-helix transcriptional regulator, with translation MDRTLLGLGGKRPSEVDQLPDAYASGCPTRQALDRIADKWTVLILGLLEGGPMRFNQLRREIEGISQKMLSQTLKSLERDGLVSRKVFATVPVTVEYAITPLGATLAETLVPLRIWAETHIAQLLESRAAYDRDESDAPARLDVA, from the coding sequence ATGGACAGGACCTTGCTGGGGCTGGGCGGCAAACGGCCGTCGGAGGTGGATCAGCTGCCCGACGCCTATGCCTCCGGCTGCCCGACGCGGCAGGCGCTGGACCGCATCGCCGACAAATGGACGGTGCTGATCCTGGGTTTGCTGGAAGGCGGGCCGATGCGCTTCAACCAGCTGCGCCGGGAGATCGAGGGCATTTCGCAGAAGATGCTGTCGCAGACGCTGAAAAGCCTGGAGCGCGACGGGCTGGTCAGCCGCAAGGTCTTCGCCACCGTGCCGGTCACCGTCGAATACGCCATCACCCCGCTGGGCGCCACGCTGGCGGAAACGCTGGTGCCGCTGCGCATCTGGGCCGAGACCCACATCGCCCAGCTGTTGGAATCGCGCGCCGCCTATGACCGGGACGAGAGCGACGCCCCGGCCCGGCTGGACGTCGCCTAA
- a CDS encoding alpha-amylase family protein, which produces MIGDLWYKNAVIYNLALSTFMDASGDGIGDFQGLLRRLDYLHGLGVTCIWLGPFQTSPMKDDGYDVADYYTVDPRYGTLGDFVEFTHACEQRGIRVIIDLVINHTSDRHPWFKAARSDPGSKYRNWYVWSDRKPANADTGMVFPGVQESTWTYDREAKAWYFHRFYKFQPDLNTAHPEVHAELLKIMGFWIQLGVAGFRMDAVPFIIAEKGAEVTEPKEQFGMLRSFREFVQWRRGDAVLLAEANILPEDDLHYFGDDGDRCHMMFNFQVNQTLFYALATADTAPLVTALKVTKPRPATAQWGCFLRNHDELDLGRLTEEQRQAVFAAFGPEKCMQLYDRGIRRRLAPMLHDDRRRIELAYSLMFTLPGTPVIRYGDEIGMGDDLSLPERNCARTPMQWSDEPHGGFTKSDGPEIPVIAGGVFGYERINAAVQRRDPESLLNWTERIIRMRKECPEIGWGDFQILKTGRPEVLALRYDWRNNGVVVLHNLSDKPCEILLDVEGHGEACRLVNLLSEDHSEPDSEGRHDLVLEAYGYRWFRVGGLDYLLRRTEADKKPGEGG; this is translated from the coding sequence ATGATCGGGGACCTCTGGTACAAGAATGCGGTGATCTACAATCTGGCGCTGTCGACTTTCATGGACGCCAGCGGCGACGGCATCGGCGATTTCCAGGGGCTGCTGCGCCGGCTGGATTACCTGCACGGGCTGGGCGTGACCTGCATTTGGCTGGGGCCGTTCCAGACATCGCCGATGAAGGACGACGGCTATGACGTCGCCGACTACTACACTGTCGATCCGCGATACGGCACTCTGGGCGACTTCGTGGAATTCACCCATGCCTGCGAGCAGCGCGGCATCCGGGTCATCATCGATCTGGTGATCAACCACACCTCCGACCGGCATCCCTGGTTCAAGGCGGCCCGCAGCGATCCGGGCAGCAAGTATCGCAACTGGTACGTCTGGTCAGACAGGAAGCCGGCGAATGCCGACACCGGCATGGTCTTTCCCGGCGTGCAGGAATCGACCTGGACCTATGACCGCGAGGCGAAGGCCTGGTACTTCCACCGCTTCTACAAATTCCAGCCCGACCTGAACACAGCCCACCCGGAGGTGCATGCCGAGCTGCTGAAGATCATGGGCTTCTGGATCCAGCTGGGCGTCGCCGGATTCCGCATGGACGCCGTTCCCTTCATCATCGCCGAGAAGGGGGCGGAGGTGACCGAGCCGAAAGAGCAGTTCGGCATGCTGCGCAGTTTCCGCGAATTCGTGCAGTGGCGCCGCGGCGATGCCGTTCTGCTGGCGGAGGCCAACATCCTGCCGGAGGACGACCTGCATTACTTCGGCGACGACGGCGACCGCTGCCACATGATGTTCAATTTCCAGGTCAACCAGACTCTGTTCTATGCGCTGGCCACCGCCGACACCGCGCCGCTGGTGACGGCGCTGAAGGTGACGAAACCGCGCCCGGCCACCGCCCAATGGGGCTGTTTCCTGCGCAACCACGACGAGTTGGATCTCGGCCGCCTGACGGAGGAGCAGCGCCAAGCCGTCTTTGCCGCCTTCGGGCCGGAGAAATGCATGCAGCTCTACGACCGCGGCATCCGGCGGAGGCTGGCGCCGATGCTGCACGACGACCGGCGGCGGATCGAGCTGGCCTACAGCCTGATGTTCACCCTGCCGGGGACGCCGGTCATCCGCTATGGCGACGAGATCGGCATGGGCGACGACCTGTCGCTGCCGGAGCGCAACTGCGCCCGCACGCCGATGCAATGGTCGGACGAACCGCATGGCGGCTTCACCAAGTCGGACGGGCCGGAAATCCCGGTGATCGCCGGCGGGGTCTTCGGCTATGAGCGGATCAACGCCGCGGTGCAGCGCCGCGACCCCGAATCGCTGCTGAACTGGACCGAGCGCATCATCCGCATGCGCAAGGAATGCCCGGAGATCGGCTGGGGCGACTTCCAAATCCTGAAGACCGGCCGGCCGGAGGTGCTGGCTCTGCGCTATGACTGGCGCAACAACGGGGTGGTCGTCCTGCACAACCTGTCGGACAAGCCCTGCGAGATCCTGCTGGACGTCGAGGGCCACGGCGAGGCCTGCCGGCTGGTCAACCTGCTGTCGGAGGACCACAGCGAGCCCGACAGCGAGGGGCGCCATGATCTGGTGCTGGAAGCCTACGGCTATCGCTGGTTCCGCGTCGGCGGGCTGGATTACCTGCTGCGCCGGACGGAGGCGGACAAGAAACCCGGCGAGGGGGGTTAG
- the oxlT gene encoding oxalate/formate MFS antiporter: MNSQPAAAQAPVSDTVRWMQIVVGIVCMVAAANIQYAWTLFVPEIQATHGWTRASIQTAFTIFVVVQTWLTPIEGYFIDKYGPRVIVGAGGFFTGLSWVIDSYAGSLGMLYVGSAIGGIGVGCVYATCVNNALKWFPEKRGLAVGLTAGGYGAGSALTILPISAMIHSSGYQTTFFWFGLLQGAIIIAAAFFLRMPQKEHVKASTKVAQTRRDYTLGEAIRTPVFWVMWAMFIGTVTGGLMAVAQLGVIAHDLGVKETPVSVLGITMAALPFALMLDRVMNGISRPLFGFISDHIGREATMFVAFTLEGLGIIMLSKFGHDPMMFLILSGMVFLAWGEVYSLFSATSADTFGTKHAGKIYGVLYCAKGVAALLVPLGNLLMEATGTWATVLYVTATMDLTAAACALLVLKPMLARHHARNEELARRAEQGDIARTVPVGAATGAANG; the protein is encoded by the coding sequence ATGAATTCACAACCGGCGGCGGCACAGGCGCCGGTGTCCGATACCGTCCGCTGGATGCAGATCGTCGTCGGCATCGTTTGCATGGTGGCTGCGGCCAACATCCAGTATGCCTGGACGCTGTTCGTCCCGGAAATCCAGGCGACCCACGGCTGGACGCGCGCTTCGATCCAGACCGCCTTCACCATCTTCGTCGTCGTGCAGACCTGGCTGACGCCGATCGAGGGTTATTTCATCGACAAGTACGGCCCCCGCGTGATCGTCGGCGCCGGCGGCTTCTTCACCGGCCTGTCCTGGGTCATCGACAGCTATGCCGGCTCGCTCGGCATGCTGTATGTCGGCTCGGCCATCGGCGGCATCGGCGTCGGCTGCGTCTATGCCACCTGCGTCAACAACGCGCTGAAGTGGTTCCCGGAAAAGCGCGGTCTGGCGGTCGGCCTGACGGCGGGCGGCTATGGCGCCGGCTCGGCCCTCACCATCCTGCCGATCTCCGCGATGATCCACAGCAGCGGCTATCAGACCACTTTCTTCTGGTTCGGCCTGCTGCAGGGCGCGATCATCATCGCCGCCGCCTTCTTCCTGCGCATGCCGCAGAAGGAGCACGTCAAGGCCTCCACCAAGGTCGCCCAGACCCGCCGCGACTACACGCTGGGCGAAGCCATCCGCACCCCGGTGTTCTGGGTGATGTGGGCGATGTTCATCGGCACCGTCACCGGCGGCCTGATGGCGGTGGCCCAGCTGGGCGTCATCGCCCACGATCTGGGCGTGAAGGAGACCCCGGTCAGCGTCCTGGGCATCACCATGGCGGCTCTGCCCTTCGCCCTGATGCTGGACCGCGTGATGAACGGCATCTCCCGTCCGCTGTTCGGCTTCATCTCCGACCACATCGGCCGTGAGGCGACCATGTTCGTCGCCTTCACCCTGGAAGGCCTGGGCATCATCATGCTCAGCAAGTTCGGCCACGACCCGATGATGTTCCTGATCCTCAGCGGCATGGTCTTCCTGGCCTGGGGTGAAGTGTACAGCCTGTTCAGCGCCACCTCGGCCGACACCTTCGGCACCAAGCATGCCGGCAAGATCTACGGCGTCCTGTACTGCGCCAAGGGTGTCGCCGCCCTGCTGGTCCCGCTGGGCAACCTGCTGATGGAAGCCACCGGCACCTGGGCGACCGTGCTGTACGTCACCGCCACCATGGACCTCACCGCCGCGGCCTGTGCGCTGCTGGTTCTCAAGCCGATGCTGGCCCGCCACCATGCCCGCAACGAGGAGCTGGCTCGCCGTGCCGAACAGGGCGACATCGCCCGCACCGTCCCGGTCGGAGCGGCAACGGGTGCGGCCAACGGCTGA
- the rsmD gene encoding 16S rRNA (guanine(966)-N(2))-methyltransferase RsmD translates to MRIVGGKHRGRSLVAPGGRDTRPTTDRTRQAIFNILAHANWAPEFEGAAVVDAFCGTGALGLEALSRGAAWCGFLDMGRPALDAVRANVDALGEAGNARILRADATKPPPAPRACALAFLDPPYGQDLAPRALDGLLKAGWLADGALAVVEVAERDPLPLPDGFSAVDERRYGDTRVAFLTVRRPA, encoded by the coding sequence GTGCGGATCGTCGGCGGTAAGCACCGCGGCCGCAGTCTGGTGGCACCGGGCGGGCGCGACACCCGCCCCACCACCGACCGCACCCGGCAAGCCATCTTCAACATCCTGGCCCATGCCAACTGGGCGCCCGAGTTCGAGGGCGCGGCGGTCGTCGATGCCTTTTGCGGAACCGGTGCGCTGGGGCTGGAGGCCCTGTCGCGCGGGGCCGCCTGGTGCGGCTTCCTCGACATGGGCCGGCCGGCGCTGGACGCCGTGCGCGCCAATGTCGATGCCCTGGGCGAAGCCGGCAATGCGCGGATCCTGCGCGCCGATGCCACCAAGCCGCCGCCGGCCCCGCGGGCCTGCGCCTTGGCCTTCCTCGATCCCCCCTATGGCCAGGATCTGGCGCCGCGTGCGCTGGACGGGCTGCTGAAGGCCGGCTGGCTCGCCGACGGCGCCCTCGCCGTGGTCGAGGTGGCCGAACGCGACCCCCTGCCTCTGCCCGACGGCTTCAGCGCCGTCGATGAACGCCGCTATGGCGACACCCGCGTCGCTTTCCTGACGGTCCGTCGCCCGGCCTGA
- a CDS encoding pseudouridine synthase: MDRSDTAKKSDSATNGGERIAKRLARAGLCSRRDAERWIAEGRVAVNSRVLDSPACVVRPGDIVQVDGKVIPEPEPARLWRYHKPSGLVTTARDEKGRETVFDRLPADLPRVVSIGRLDLTTEGLLLLTNDGELARFLELPATGWTRRYRVRVFGEVDERQLAALEKGPTIEGVKYGPIEAVLDRIQGRNAWLTVSLKEGKNREIRKVMESLGLQVNRLIRVAYGPFQLGKLEEGAVEEVPKRVVREQIAPFFGTPEGAEPAESGTKQRAKARADAAVKSAPAKSAPAKSAPGKTVAAKADAKAAPKRAPRSATKRHEAEAARVEETKPARRGTLSLSKSGPAAAKSGRPGKPEGRDAAKPAGAAGPRGAKPGGFKAGAAKSDGPRSEGARSEGARSRDAKPRDDKPRDAKFAAPKSAASRSAGPKAAGSAPKGGPKAGGDRSGGGAGGRTERPRADRRR, from the coding sequence ATGGACCGCTCCGATACTGCCAAGAAATCCGATTCCGCCACAAATGGCGGTGAACGCATCGCCAAGCGACTGGCGCGCGCTGGGCTCTGCTCGCGCCGCGACGCCGAACGCTGGATCGCCGAGGGCCGCGTCGCGGTCAACAGCCGCGTGCTCGACAGCCCCGCCTGCGTGGTTCGCCCCGGCGACATCGTCCAGGTCGACGGCAAGGTCATTCCGGAGCCGGAACCCGCCCGCCTGTGGCGCTACCACAAGCCGTCCGGGCTGGTCACCACCGCGCGCGACGAGAAGGGGCGCGAGACCGTCTTCGACCGGCTGCCGGCCGACCTGCCGCGCGTGGTCTCCATCGGCCGCCTCGACCTGACGACCGAGGGGCTGCTTCTGCTGACCAACGACGGCGAGCTGGCCCGCTTCCTGGAACTGCCGGCCACCGGCTGGACCCGCCGCTACCGCGTGCGCGTCTTCGGCGAGGTGGACGAGAGGCAATTGGCGGCGCTGGAGAAGGGCCCGACCATCGAAGGCGTGAAGTACGGCCCGATCGAGGCCGTGCTGGACCGCATCCAGGGCCGCAACGCCTGGCTGACCGTCAGCCTGAAGGAAGGCAAGAACCGCGAGATCCGCAAGGTGATGGAGTCGCTGGGGCTCCAGGTGAACCGGCTGATCCGCGTCGCCTATGGTCCCTTCCAGCTCGGCAAGCTGGAGGAAGGCGCCGTCGAGGAGGTGCCGAAGCGCGTCGTCCGCGAACAGATCGCCCCCTTCTTCGGCACCCCCGAAGGGGCGGAGCCCGCCGAATCCGGCACCAAGCAGCGTGCCAAGGCGAGAGCCGACGCGGCGGTGAAGTCTGCCCCCGCCAAGTCTGCCCCCGCCAAGTCCGCGCCGGGGAAGACCGTAGCGGCGAAGGCCGACGCCAAGGCCGCTCCGAAGCGTGCGCCGCGGTCCGCCACCAAGCGGCACGAGGCCGAAGCTGCCCGTGTTGAAGAGACCAAGCCCGCCCGGCGCGGCACGCTGTCGCTCAGCAAGTCGGGGCCCGCTGCGGCCAAGTCCGGCCGGCCCGGCAAGCCGGAAGGCCGCGATGCCGCCAAGCCGGCCGGTGCTGCCGGTCCGCGGGGGGCGAAGCCCGGCGGGTTCAAGGCCGGTGCCGCGAAGTCGGACGGCCCGCGTTCCGAGGGCGCCCGTTCCGAGGGGGCAAGGTCCCGGGATGCGAAGCCCCGGGACGACAAGCCGAGGGACGCCAAATTTGCCGCTCCGAAATCGGCGGCCTCCAGGTCCGCGGGTCCGAAGGCCGCCGGTTCGGCGCCGAAGGGTGGTCCGAAGGCCGGCGGCGACAGGTCGGGCGGCGGTGCCGGCGGACGGACGGAGCGCCCGCGTGCGGATCGTCGGCGGTAA
- a CDS encoding nucleoside deaminase, with the protein MPSPRYMDLAFAAAEAAAARGEVPVGAVVVDPATGAVLSSAGNRTEELCDPSAHAELLAIREACAQRGQPRLPGCDLYVTLEPCALCAAAISFARIRRVYYGAYDPKGGAVDHGPRFFTQPTCHHVPEVYSGIGETRAGALLRDFFRERR; encoded by the coding sequence ATGCCCTCTCCCCGCTATATGGACCTCGCCTTCGCCGCCGCCGAGGCCGCCGCCGCGCGCGGCGAGGTGCCGGTCGGCGCCGTCGTCGTCGATCCCGCGACGGGCGCCGTACTATCCAGCGCCGGCAACCGGACGGAGGAGCTGTGCGACCCGTCGGCCCATGCCGAACTGCTGGCGATCCGCGAAGCCTGTGCGCAGCGCGGCCAGCCCCGCCTGCCCGGCTGCGACCTGTATGTGACGCTGGAGCCCTGCGCGCTATGCGCCGCCGCGATCAGCTTCGCCCGCATCCGGCGGGTCTATTACGGCGCCTACGATCCCAAGGGCGGCGCGGTGGACCACGGTCCGCGCTTCTTCACTCAGCCCACCTGCCATCACGTGCCGGAGGTCTACAGCGGCATCGGCGAGACACGGGCCGGGGCGCTGCTGCGCGACTTCTTCAGGGAGCGGCGGTGA
- a CDS encoding methyl-accepting chemotaxis protein: MFSFRKPQENQAAEELALLGRHAGVGLWDAVIHNGDPMHAQSNWHWSPEFRRLVGFDRDDKTGFPDKVGSWADRLHADDAKPTFDAFMACLNDRSGRTGYDVNYRLKVKDGSYRWFRAIGGVARDSSGLALRACGSLIDIDAERRELERAKLLDRHAGVGLWDAVFHNGDPMHAQSRWHWSPEFRRLVGFDRDDKAGFPDKVGSWADRLHPDDAKRTFDAFMACLNDRSGRTGYDVDYRLKLRDGSYRWFRAIGGVARDGSGLALRACGSLIDIDGQKVAELRQAEMDGERRRSVTSLAETLDSEVGTAADRATANAQTVAAATEELSASISDISTRANEASGASLKASEEASRTNAAVEALVTSAERIGAITKLINSIASQTNLLALNATIEAARAGDAGRGFAVVANEVKSLAQQSGSAADDIAAQIASVQQEALHAVDAIRRIGAIVTDVQQISTTIAAAVSQQESATREIAHSVTRVVRDIEVVSQNIASASERLRA; this comes from the coding sequence ATGTTTTCGTTCCGCAAGCCGCAGGAAAATCAAGCGGCCGAAGAGTTGGCCCTGCTGGGCCGCCATGCGGGAGTCGGGCTTTGGGACGCGGTCATCCACAATGGCGATCCGATGCACGCGCAAAGCAATTGGCATTGGTCGCCGGAGTTCCGCCGGCTCGTGGGCTTCGACCGCGACGACAAGACGGGCTTCCCCGACAAGGTCGGTTCCTGGGCCGACCGGCTGCATGCGGACGATGCCAAGCCCACCTTCGATGCCTTCATGGCCTGCCTGAACGACCGCAGCGGCCGCACCGGCTATGACGTGAACTACCGGCTGAAGGTGAAGGACGGCAGCTATCGCTGGTTCCGCGCCATCGGCGGCGTCGCCCGCGACAGCAGCGGTCTGGCCCTGCGCGCCTGCGGCTCGCTGATCGACATCGATGCCGAACGGCGGGAGCTGGAGCGGGCCAAGCTGCTCGACCGCCACGCCGGCGTCGGGCTGTGGGACGCGGTCTTCCACAATGGCGACCCGATGCATGCGCAGAGCCGCTGGCACTGGTCGCCGGAGTTCCGCCGGCTCGTCGGCTTCGACCGTGACGACAAGGCGGGCTTCCCCGACAAGGTCGGCTCCTGGGCCGACCGGCTGCATCCGGACGACGCCAAGCGCACCTTCGACGCCTTCATGGCCTGCCTGAACGACCGAAGCGGCCGCACCGGCTACGATGTCGATTACCGGCTGAAGCTGAGGGACGGCAGCTATCGCTGGTTCCGCGCCATCGGCGGCGTCGCCCGCGACGGCAGCGGTCTGGCCCTGCGCGCCTGCGGCTCGCTGATCGACATCGACGGGCAGAAGGTTGCCGAGTTGCGGCAAGCCGAGATGGACGGCGAGCGCCGCCGCAGCGTCACCAGCCTCGCCGAGACGCTGGACAGCGAGGTCGGCACCGCCGCCGACCGCGCCACCGCCAACGCCCAGACCGTCGCCGCCGCGACGGAGGAGCTGTCGGCCTCGATCTCCGACATCAGCACCCGCGCCAACGAGGCCTCCGGCGCCTCGCTCAAGGCTTCGGAGGAGGCGAGCCGCACCAACGCCGCGGTGGAGGCGCTCGTCACCTCGGCCGAGCGCATCGGCGCCATCACCAAGCTGATCAACTCCATCGCCTCGCAAACCAACCTGCTGGCGCTGAACGCGACCATCGAGGCCGCCCGCGCCGGCGACGCGGGCCGCGGCTTCGCCGTGGTGGCGAACGAGGTGAAGTCGCTGGCCCAGCAGAGCGGCAGCGCCGCCGACGACATCGCCGCGCAGATCGCCTCGGTCCAGCAGGAGGCGCTGCACGCGGTGGATGCCATCCGCCGGATCGGCGCCATCGTCACCGACGTCCAGCAGATCTCCACCACCATCGCCGCCGCCGTGTCGCAGCAGGAGTCGGCAACCAGGGAGATCGCCCACAGCGTCACCCGCGTGGTCCGCGACATCGAAGTGGTGTCGCAGAACATCGCCAGCGCATCGGAACGGCTGCGGGCGTGA
- a CDS encoding nucleotidyltransferase domain-containing protein has translation MDTAPQTRAAIAAFRQGAEAVFGSRLESILLFGSRSRDDYTDESDLDLAVILKDEPADPLEEADRVMDIAFVPTMEAGRIVQPFVWSARTLRTSQHPLIRTVREQGVPV, from the coding sequence ATGGACACCGCTCCCCAGACCCGCGCGGCCATCGCCGCATTCCGCCAGGGGGCCGAAGCCGTCTTCGGCTCCCGCCTTGAGTCCATCCTGCTGTTCGGGTCGCGTTCACGCGACGATTACACAGACGAGTCCGATCTGGATTTGGCGGTGATCCTGAAGGACGAACCGGCGGATCCGCTGGAGGAAGCCGACCGCGTCATGGACATCGCCTTCGTGCCGACCATGGAAGCGGGCAGGATCGTCCAGCCTTTCGTCTGGTCGGCGCGGACATTGCGCACGTCCCAGCATCCGCTGATCCGGACGGTGAGGGAGCAGGGGGTTCCGGTGTGA
- the purD gene encoding phosphoribosylamine--glycine ligase yields MKVLVVGSGGREHALCWAISNSPLCDALYCAPGNAGIADVATLVPIGSEDVDALVRFVQDNAIDFVVVGPEGPLVLGLVDRLTALGVKAFGPSAAAAELEGSKGFMKDILAKYGVPTAFYERFKDPDAAKAYVRKHGAPIVVKADGLAAGKGVTVARTEQEACDAIDDALVGGRFGAAGAEVVVEEFLDGEEVSFFALCDGENALPLASAQDHKAVGDGDTGPNTGGMGAYSPAPVLTPDLQDRVMREIILPTVKGMAAEGKPFKGVLFAGLMIMQTPAGPVPKTLEFNVRFGDPECQTLMMRLKSDALAALVAAADGVLDSIDLRWHDRTALCVVMAANGYPGDYAKNTEIRGLDKAGAVENVTVFHAGTKRAEDGRVLSVGGRVLGVTALAPTVAEAQAAAYKAVDALDWPDGFCRRDIGWRAVGR; encoded by the coding sequence ATGAAAGTCCTCGTCGTCGGATCGGGCGGTCGTGAGCATGCGCTCTGCTGGGCCATTTCCAATTCGCCGCTGTGCGACGCGCTCTATTGCGCGCCGGGCAATGCCGGCATCGCCGACGTCGCCACGTTGGTGCCCATCGGGTCGGAGGATGTCGACGCGCTGGTGCGCTTCGTCCAGGACAACGCCATCGACTTCGTCGTCGTCGGCCCGGAAGGCCCGCTGGTGCTGGGTCTGGTCGACCGGCTGACCGCACTGGGCGTCAAGGCCTTCGGGCCGAGCGCGGCGGCGGCGGAGCTTGAAGGCTCCAAGGGGTTCATGAAGGACATCCTGGCGAAATACGGGGTGCCCACCGCCTTCTACGAGCGCTTCAAGGATCCGGATGCCGCCAAGGCCTATGTCCGCAAGCATGGCGCCCCCATCGTGGTGAAGGCCGACGGGCTGGCCGCCGGCAAGGGCGTCACCGTCGCCCGCACCGAGCAGGAGGCGTGTGATGCCATCGACGACGCGCTGGTCGGCGGCCGCTTCGGCGCCGCCGGTGCCGAGGTGGTGGTGGAAGAGTTCCTGGACGGCGAGGAGGTCAGCTTCTTCGCGCTGTGCGACGGCGAGAACGCGCTGCCGCTGGCCTCGGCCCAGGACCACAAGGCGGTCGGCGACGGCGACACCGGCCCCAACACCGGCGGCATGGGCGCCTATTCCCCGGCCCCGGTGCTGACCCCCGACCTGCAGGACCGCGTGATGCGCGAGATCATCCTGCCGACGGTCAAGGGCATGGCGGCGGAAGGCAAGCCGTTCAAGGGCGTGCTGTTCGCCGGGCTGATGATCATGCAGACGCCGGCCGGCCCGGTGCCAAAGACGCTGGAGTTCAATGTCCGCTTCGGCGACCCGGAATGCCAGACGCTGATGATGCGGCTGAAGTCCGACGCGCTGGCGGCGCTGGTGGCGGCGGCCGACGGGGTGCTGGACAGCATCGACCTGCGCTGGCACGACCGGACCGCCCTGTGCGTGGTGATGGCGGCCAACGGCTATCCGGGCGACTACGCCAAGAACACCGAGATCCGCGGGCTGGACAAGGCCGGAGCGGTTGAGAATGTGACCGTGTTCCATGCCGGCACCAAGCGCGCCGAGGATGGCCGGGTTCTGTCGGTCGGCGGTCGGGTGCTGGGCGTCACCGCGCTGGCGCCGACGGTGGCCGAGGCGCAGGCGGCGGCCTACAAGGCGGTCGACGCGCTGGACTGGCCGGACGGCTTCTGCCGCCGCGACATCGGCTGGCGGGCGGTGGGGCGGTAA